In Synechococcus sp. KORDI-52, one genomic interval encodes:
- a CDS encoding anthranilate synthase component I family protein, whose amino-acid sequence MFSPDRDAFHQAVCSGANLIPLAQSWPADLETPLTTWIKVGDGRPPGVLLESVEGGETLGRWSVIACDPLWTASARNDRLRRTWRDGREETFNGNPFESLRECLAPYSCVNLPGLPPLGQLYGVWGYELIQWIEPTVAVHPRAAADPPDGIWMLMDAILIFDQVKRQITAVAFGDLSNGADEEQAWQTAIGRIEALRQRMDAPLPAVKPLTWDARSKELPAVRSNRSRDEFEAAVDTAKEHIAAGDVFQLVISQQLETEVPQSPLELYRSLRMVNPSPYMAFFDFGEWQLIGSSPEVMVQAEPAADGVHASLRPIAGTRPRGATPLEDRELEADLLADPKERAEHVMLVDLGRNDLGRVCQPGTVSVQDLMVIERYSHVMHIVSQVEGRLGPTYDVWDLLMAAFPAGTVSGAPKIRAMQLIHELEPDARGPYSGVYGSVDLAGALNTAITIRTMVVQPRDGGGCRVKVQAGAGVVADSQPTAEFEETLNKAKGMLTALACLNPPE is encoded by the coding sequence ATGTTCAGTCCCGATCGCGACGCCTTTCATCAGGCTGTTTGCAGTGGTGCCAACCTGATTCCTCTGGCTCAGAGTTGGCCTGCAGATCTTGAAACACCCCTCACCACCTGGATCAAGGTGGGTGACGGAAGGCCTCCGGGCGTGCTGCTTGAGTCCGTCGAGGGTGGTGAAACCTTGGGGCGTTGGAGCGTGATCGCCTGCGATCCGCTTTGGACGGCGTCGGCGCGCAACGATCGTCTGAGGCGCACCTGGCGAGACGGTCGCGAAGAGACCTTCAACGGCAATCCATTCGAATCTCTGCGCGAGTGCCTCGCGCCTTACTCTTGCGTCAACCTGCCGGGCCTCCCTCCGCTTGGGCAGCTCTATGGCGTTTGGGGTTACGAGCTGATCCAGTGGATCGAACCCACCGTCGCCGTTCATCCCCGCGCTGCTGCCGATCCCCCGGATGGGATCTGGATGTTGATGGACGCGATCCTGATCTTTGATCAGGTGAAACGACAGATCACCGCTGTCGCCTTTGGCGACCTCTCCAACGGAGCGGATGAGGAGCAGGCCTGGCAAACCGCTATTGGACGGATTGAGGCCCTGCGCCAGCGGATGGACGCACCTCTGCCCGCCGTCAAACCACTGACCTGGGACGCGAGAAGCAAAGAGCTTCCCGCGGTGCGCTCCAACCGCAGCCGCGATGAATTCGAAGCCGCCGTCGATACCGCCAAGGAACACATCGCAGCCGGCGATGTGTTCCAACTCGTGATCAGTCAGCAGCTTGAAACCGAGGTGCCTCAATCGCCCCTGGAGCTGTATCGGAGTCTGCGGATGGTGAATCCATCCCCCTACATGGCGTTTTTCGACTTTGGGGAGTGGCAACTGATCGGTTCCAGTCCGGAGGTGATGGTTCAAGCCGAGCCCGCCGCCGATGGCGTCCACGCCAGCCTCAGACCCATTGCCGGCACACGGCCAAGGGGCGCCACACCCCTGGAGGATCGTGAGCTGGAGGCTGATCTGCTGGCCGATCCCAAGGAACGCGCTGAACACGTGATGCTGGTGGATCTGGGTCGCAATGACCTCGGCAGGGTCTGTCAGCCCGGAACCGTATCGGTGCAGGACCTGATGGTGATCGAGCGCTACTCCCACGTCATGCACATCGTCAGCCAAGTCGAAGGGCGCCTGGGCCCGACATACGACGTGTGGGATCTGCTGATGGCGGCTTTCCCCGCAGGCACCGTCAGCGGTGCACCGAAGATTCGTGCGATGCAGCTCATCCATGAGCTGGAACCCGATGCGCGTGGCCCCTATTCCGGGGTCTATGGATCCGTCGATCTGGCTGGGGCCCTCAACACGGCCATCACGATCCGAACCATGGTGGTGCAACCCCGTGATGGCGGGGGATGCCGGGTCAAAGTGCAGGCCGGAGCAGGCGTGGTAGCCGATTCACAGCCGACGGCGGAGTTTGAGGAGACCCTCAACAAAGCCAAGGGAATGCTGACAGCACTGGCGTGCCTGAATCCGCCGGAATGA
- the gshA gene encoding glutamate--cysteine ligase — protein MTAQPLLLKGFEVELFTGRTNGANVGVASDVARDLPGFVTEPDCRNLEYVTDPIRDYTDLPEALLAPRRTLRQWLQKRELTILPGSTMSLGNSSRFERSDPSNSYHALIERLYGTRVVTASIHINLGITDLDWLFAALRLVRCEAALFLALSASSPFLDGRSTRHHSQRWHQFPLTPPAVPLFRDHKHYIHWVEEQLATGAMRNERHLWTSVRPNGPRRPYDLNRLELRICDLVTNPHELLAITCLLELRLLALKDHMKTLDPLRSSSLSADELAQLADSNDAAAAQSSLNAELRHWRDGRSISCRDWVLELLDELSHRAESLQLSACLRPLEALVTHGNQAMRWEKAHGQGQSISDLLQDGIQRMQKEEQIAARDDCLG, from the coding sequence ATGACAGCGCAACCCCTTCTGCTGAAAGGCTTCGAGGTTGAACTGTTCACCGGTCGAACCAACGGAGCCAACGTGGGCGTCGCCTCCGACGTGGCCAGGGACCTGCCTGGCTTCGTGACAGAGCCGGACTGCCGCAACCTGGAATACGTCACGGACCCGATCCGGGATTACACCGACCTCCCCGAGGCGCTGCTCGCTCCCCGGCGGACGCTGCGGCAGTGGCTGCAGAAGCGTGAGCTGACAATTCTGCCCGGCAGCACCATGAGCCTGGGTAACAGCAGCCGTTTTGAACGCTCCGACCCCAGCAACTCCTATCACGCGCTGATTGAACGGCTGTACGGCACCAGGGTCGTCACGGCGAGCATTCATATCAACCTCGGGATCACAGATCTGGACTGGTTGTTTGCAGCTTTACGGCTCGTGCGCTGCGAAGCAGCCCTGTTCCTCGCCCTGAGCGCCAGTTCTCCCTTTTTGGATGGGCGCAGCACCCGCCACCATTCTCAGCGATGGCATCAATTCCCCCTCACGCCGCCGGCCGTTCCCCTCTTTAGGGATCACAAGCACTACATCCACTGGGTGGAGGAACAACTGGCCACAGGGGCCATGCGCAACGAACGTCACCTGTGGACGTCCGTTCGTCCCAATGGTCCACGCCGCCCCTACGACCTCAACCGGCTGGAGTTACGGATCTGTGATCTGGTCACCAATCCCCATGAGCTGCTGGCGATCACCTGCCTGCTGGAGCTGCGGCTGCTGGCCCTCAAAGACCACATGAAGACCCTCGATCCCCTCCGCAGCAGCTCCCTGTCTGCCGATGAACTGGCCCAGCTGGCCGACAGCAATGATGCGGCCGCAGCCCAATCCAGCTTGAATGCTGAACTGAGGCATTGGCGGGATGGCCGGTCGATCAGCTGCAGGGATTGGGTTCTGGAACTGCTTGATGAGCTCTCCCATCGGGCCGAGTCACTCCAGCTCAGCGCTTGCTTGAGGCCGTTGGAGGCACTGGTCACCCACGGCAATCAAGCCATGCGCTGGGAAAAGGCCCATGGCCAGGGCCAATCCATCAGTGACCTGCTTCAGGACGGAATCCAGCGGATGCAGAAAGAGGAACAGATCGCCGCCCGGGATGACTGTTTGGGATGA
- the ppc gene encoding phosphoenolpyruvate carboxylase: MIMSSPSQRGDFMPESTTPVSDHETARLSGGGSGAGQLLQHRLDLIEDLWKSVLRSECPPEQSERLLRLKQLSDPVSLEGRDGDSTSEAIVELIKAMDLSEAISAARAFSLYFQLINILEQRIEEDSYLDSLRPNHSADAAQRDAFDPFAPPLANQTDPATFGEVFERLRRMNVPPAQVEHLLRELDIRLVFTAHPTEIVRHTVRHKQRRVANLLQQLQSDTPLAHQVREDCRDQLEEEIRLWWRTDELHQFKPTVIDEVDSTLHYFQQVLFDAMPQLRRRLIAALHRHYPDVQVPQASFCTFGSWVGSDRDGNPSVTPEITWRTACYQRQLMLELYISSVQTLRQQLSISMQWSQVAPALLESLEMDRLRFPEIYERRAARYRLEPYRLKLCYVLEKLERTLARNNQLSEAGWQMPCEALADSQVGLSGAEVLHYTSVDQFRSDLELVRNSLVSTDLSCEQLDTLLHQVHIFGFSLASLDIRQESTRHSDAIDELTRSLDLPQAYGDMDETQRMAWLLQELQTRRPLIPPAANWSAPTAETLAVFRMLQRLQEEFGPRICNSYVISMSHTASDLLEVLLLAKETGLVDPPNKRASLLVVPLFETVEDLQRAPEVMEGLFKTPLYRALLPVVGQQKQPLQELMLGYSDSNKDSGFLSSNWEIHQAQIALQELASRQDVALRLFHGRGGSVSRGGGPAYQAILAQPSGTLQGRIKITEQGEVLASKYSLPELALYNLETVTTAVVQNSLVTNQLDATPSWNQLMSRLATRSREHYRALVHDNPDLVAFFQQVTPIEEISKLQISSRPARRKTGAKDLSSLRAIPWVFGWTQSRFLLPSWFGFGTALSEEVGSDTEQLDLLRRLHQRWPFFRMLISKVEMTLSKVDLDLAHHYMNSLGHPEQREAFEAIFQVIAKEYELTRKLVLEITGQNRLLGADQGLQLSVDLRNRTIVPLGFLQVALLKRLRDQNRQPPMSETPGAPEDTRTYSRSELLRGALLTLNGIAAGMRNTG; this comes from the coding sequence ATGATCATGTCGAGTCCGTCGCAGCGTGGAGACTTCATGCCCGAGTCCACCACCCCTGTCTCCGACCATGAGACTGCACGCCTGAGTGGTGGTGGATCCGGCGCGGGGCAGCTTCTTCAGCACCGCTTGGATCTGATTGAGGACCTCTGGAAGTCGGTGCTGCGCAGTGAGTGCCCACCGGAGCAGAGCGAACGTTTGCTGCGGCTCAAACAACTGAGTGACCCAGTGTCCCTGGAGGGGCGGGACGGCGATAGCACCAGCGAGGCGATCGTTGAGCTGATCAAAGCTATGGACCTCTCAGAGGCCATTTCAGCCGCCCGCGCCTTCTCGCTCTACTTCCAGCTCATCAACATCCTTGAGCAGCGGATCGAGGAAGACAGCTACCTCGACAGCCTCAGGCCCAATCACAGTGCTGATGCTGCCCAACGGGATGCCTTTGATCCCTTTGCTCCCCCGCTCGCCAACCAGACTGATCCAGCCACTTTCGGGGAGGTTTTCGAGCGGCTGCGGCGCATGAACGTCCCCCCCGCGCAGGTGGAACACCTGCTTCGGGAGCTGGACATCCGTCTGGTTTTCACCGCGCACCCCACGGAAATCGTGCGGCACACAGTGCGCCACAAGCAACGGCGTGTGGCCAACCTGCTTCAGCAACTTCAATCCGACACGCCTCTTGCCCACCAGGTGCGTGAGGACTGTCGGGACCAATTGGAGGAGGAAATCCGCCTGTGGTGGAGAACTGATGAACTTCATCAGTTCAAGCCCACCGTGATCGACGAGGTGGATTCGACCCTGCACTACTTCCAGCAGGTTCTATTTGATGCAATGCCTCAGCTGCGAAGAAGGCTGATCGCAGCCCTGCATCGCCATTACCCCGATGTCCAGGTCCCCCAGGCGTCGTTCTGCACCTTCGGCTCCTGGGTGGGTTCCGATCGGGACGGGAATCCCTCGGTCACCCCAGAGATCACCTGGAGAACCGCCTGCTATCAGCGTCAGCTGATGCTGGAGCTGTACATCAGTTCTGTGCAAACGCTTCGCCAGCAACTGAGCATCTCCATGCAGTGGAGTCAGGTCGCACCTGCACTGCTGGAGTCTCTGGAAATGGATCGGCTCCGGTTCCCGGAGATCTACGAACGCAGAGCTGCTCGATACCGGCTGGAGCCCTACCGACTGAAGCTCTGCTACGTGCTCGAAAAACTGGAGCGCACCCTCGCTCGCAACAACCAGCTGTCGGAGGCGGGATGGCAGATGCCCTGTGAAGCACTGGCCGATTCCCAGGTCGGGTTGAGCGGCGCTGAGGTTCTCCACTACACCTCGGTGGACCAGTTCCGCAGTGATCTGGAGTTGGTGCGTAACAGCCTGGTCAGCACCGATTTGAGCTGCGAACAGCTCGATACGCTGCTGCACCAGGTGCACATCTTCGGGTTCTCGCTGGCCAGCCTGGATATTCGTCAGGAGAGCACCCGCCACAGTGACGCCATCGATGAACTCACCCGCAGCCTGGACCTTCCCCAGGCCTATGGGGACATGGATGAAACCCAGCGGATGGCTTGGCTCCTGCAGGAACTGCAGACCCGTCGCCCCCTGATCCCTCCAGCCGCCAACTGGTCAGCGCCGACAGCCGAGACGCTGGCTGTGTTCCGGATGCTGCAGCGCCTGCAGGAGGAATTCGGCCCGCGGATCTGCAATTCCTATGTGATTTCGATGAGCCACACGGCATCGGATCTCTTGGAGGTTTTGCTGCTGGCGAAGGAAACAGGCCTGGTGGATCCGCCCAACAAACGGGCCTCGCTGTTGGTGGTGCCTCTGTTTGAAACCGTGGAGGACCTCCAACGGGCCCCTGAGGTGATGGAGGGGCTGTTCAAGACGCCGCTCTACCGCGCACTACTCCCTGTTGTGGGGCAGCAGAAGCAGCCGCTGCAGGAGCTGATGCTGGGCTATTCCGACAGCAACAAGGATTCCGGCTTCCTCTCCAGCAACTGGGAGATTCATCAGGCTCAGATCGCACTTCAGGAACTCGCCAGTCGCCAGGACGTGGCGCTTCGCCTCTTCCATGGCCGCGGTGGATCCGTCAGTCGAGGTGGTGGGCCGGCCTATCAAGCGATCCTGGCCCAACCCAGTGGCACGCTGCAGGGCCGGATCAAAATCACCGAACAGGGTGAAGTGCTGGCCTCGAAGTACAGCCTGCCCGAGTTGGCGCTCTATAACTTGGAGACCGTCACCACGGCCGTGGTTCAGAACAGCCTGGTGACCAATCAGCTCGATGCGACACCCAGCTGGAACCAGCTGATGAGTCGCCTTGCCACCCGCTCACGGGAGCATTACAGGGCTTTGGTTCACGACAATCCCGATCTGGTGGCGTTCTTCCAGCAGGTCACACCGATCGAAGAAATCAGCAAACTGCAGATCTCCAGCCGACCGGCTCGACGCAAAACCGGCGCCAAGGACCTCTCCAGCCTGCGGGCCATTCCCTGGGTCTTCGGTTGGACCCAGAGCCGATTCCTCCTTCCGAGCTGGTTTGGTTTCGGCACAGCCCTGTCTGAAGAGGTGGGGAGCGACACCGAACAGCTCGACCTGCTGCGCCGCCTGCATCAACGTTGGCCGTTTTTCCGGATGCTCATTTCCAAAGTGGAAATGACCCTCTCCAAGGTCGATCTCGACCTGGCCCATCACTACATGAACAGCCTGGGGCACCCCGAGCAGCGGGAGGCCTTTGAAGCGATCTTCCAGGTGATCGCCAAGGAATATGAACTCACCCGCAAACTGGTGCTGGAAATCACAGGCCAGAACCGACTGCTAGGGGCGGATCAAGGTCTTCAGTTGTCCGTTGACCTGCGCAATCGGACCATCGTTCCCCTGGGCTTTCTCCAGGTTGCGCTGCTGAAGCGTTTGCGGGATCAGAACCGGCAACCCCCCATGAGTGAGACACCGGGCGCCCCCGAGGACACCCGCACCTACAGCCGAAGCGAGCTGCTGCGGGGTGCCTTGCTCACCCTCAACGGCATTGCCGCCGGCATGCGCAACACCGGTTGA
- the recF gene encoding DNA replication/repair protein RecF has product MRLHRLQLQGFRNHTVLQLELTQPRLLVIGPNGIGKSNLLEAVELLGSLRSHRCSSDRDLIQWDTPQALIRAVVGDGDRLELELRRQGGRQARRNGKLLDRQLDLIGPLRCIGFSALDLDLVRGEPALRRQWLDRVVLQLEPVYADLMARLNRLLRQRSQLWRQRQISSGERHALLDAFDVQMALVSTRIHRRRQRALHRLEPIAQRWQTHLSGGTEALELHYKPGSRLDGEDAEEPWRLAIEEQLRQQREEEERLGSCRVGPHRDEIALLLGGSPARRFGSAGQQRSLVLGLKLAELELVTQLSGEPPLLLLDDVLAELDPTRQQLLLEAVGESHQCLVSATHLEGFGGGWQQQAQILGARELRPDLKIG; this is encoded by the coding sequence ATCCGGCTCCACAGGCTCCAACTGCAGGGCTTCCGGAACCACACCGTTCTGCAACTGGAACTGACGCAGCCACGCCTGTTGGTGATCGGCCCAAATGGCATTGGCAAGTCCAACCTGCTCGAGGCGGTTGAGCTGCTGGGCAGCCTGCGCTCGCATCGCTGCAGCAGTGATCGGGACCTGATTCAGTGGGATACCCCCCAGGCCCTGATCAGGGCCGTCGTGGGGGATGGGGATCGCCTGGAACTGGAACTGCGGCGCCAGGGAGGCCGTCAAGCCAGACGAAACGGAAAACTGCTGGATCGGCAACTCGACCTGATTGGACCCCTGCGCTGCATCGGCTTCAGCGCCCTGGATCTTGATCTGGTGCGAGGCGAACCCGCCCTACGCCGCCAATGGCTGGACCGTGTCGTGCTGCAGCTTGAACCGGTGTACGCCGATCTGATGGCACGGTTGAACCGGTTGTTGCGACAGCGCAGCCAGCTCTGGCGCCAGAGGCAGATCTCCAGTGGCGAACGCCACGCACTGCTCGACGCGTTCGACGTTCAGATGGCGCTGGTGAGCACCAGGATTCACCGGCGGCGGCAACGGGCCCTGCATCGGCTGGAACCGATCGCCCAGCGCTGGCAAACCCATCTCAGCGGGGGCACAGAAGCCTTGGAACTGCACTACAAACCCGGCAGCCGGCTCGATGGGGAGGATGCCGAAGAACCCTGGCGACTCGCCATCGAAGAACAGCTGCGCCAGCAGCGGGAGGAGGAAGAACGGCTCGGCAGCTGCCGTGTGGGCCCGCACCGGGATGAGATCGCCCTGCTGCTGGGGGGGAGTCCGGCACGACGGTTTGGTTCAGCCGGCCAGCAGCGGTCGCTGGTGCTGGGCCTGAAGCTCGCTGAACTGGAGCTGGTGACCCAGCTGTCTGGGGAGCCACCACTGCTGCTTCTCGATGACGTGCTTGCCGAACTGGATCCCACCCGCCAGCAGCTCCTGCTCGAAGCTGTGGGCGAATCGCATCAATGCCTGGTGAGCGCCACGCACCTTGAAGGCTTTGGCGGCGGGTGGCAGCAGCAGGCCCAGATTCTCGGAGCAAGAGAGCTGAGACCCGACCTGAAGATCGGATAG
- the speD gene encoding adenosylmethionine decarboxylase produces MEQTLSELHPNPGWGAPEIHATDMVGKHCILELYDCDPSRLDDEAFIRTTITSAAKGAGATLLNLITHQFQPQGVTGLALLAESHISIHTWPESGYAAVDVFTCGDHTMPEQACAILCSELQAKRHALKSFLRETPAAIATGVREPLETPSQLPS; encoded by the coding sequence ATGGAGCAGACCCTCTCTGAACTGCATCCCAACCCGGGATGGGGGGCACCTGAGATTCATGCCACCGACATGGTCGGCAAACACTGCATTCTCGAGCTTTACGACTGCGACCCGAGCCGGCTCGACGACGAAGCATTCATCCGCACAACGATCACCTCAGCAGCCAAAGGCGCTGGTGCGACGCTGCTGAACCTGATCACCCATCAATTTCAACCCCAGGGCGTCACGGGCCTGGCCCTGCTGGCGGAATCCCACATTTCCATCCACACCTGGCCGGAATCCGGCTACGCCGCTGTTGATGTGTTCACCTGTGGTGACCACACCATGCCGGAACAGGCCTGCGCCATTCTCTGCAGTGAGCTTCAAGCGAAACGGCACGCGCTGAAAAGTTTTCTGCGAGAAACGCCTGCGGCCATTGCCACGGGAGTGAGAGAGCCTTTGGAAACGCCAAGCCAGCTCCCCAGCTGA
- the larE gene encoding ATP-dependent sacrificial sulfur transferase LarE, with amino-acid sequence MFRLQEPLADRERQLLADLRHWMAAQSALCVAYSGGVDSTLVAAMAYEAKGDAALAVTGVSPALAPHLLREARDQASWIGIAHRECATAELNDPDYSSNPVDRCFACKRELHDHLQPIAAAAGDALVIDGVNLDDLGDHRPGIDAAREAGVRSPLAELSIDKAAIRALSRALGFPWWDKPAQPCLASRFPYGESISAERLKRVGQAEAWLIARGFSTVRVRSHGFAARIEVPREQIRAVLALAESEPLVEDFRSLGFTSVNLDLEGLVSGKLNRR; translated from the coding sequence CGGCGCAGTCAGCCTTGTGTGTGGCGTACTCCGGTGGGGTCGACAGCACCCTGGTGGCGGCGATGGCCTACGAAGCCAAAGGCGATGCCGCCCTGGCGGTCACGGGGGTCTCTCCGGCCCTGGCGCCGCATCTGTTGCGGGAAGCCCGTGATCAGGCTTCGTGGATCGGCATTGCGCATCGGGAGTGTGCAACGGCTGAGTTGAACGACCCTGATTACAGCAGCAACCCGGTGGATCGCTGTTTTGCCTGCAAGCGTGAACTGCACGACCACCTTCAGCCCATTGCCGCGGCTGCGGGTGATGCCCTGGTGATTGATGGGGTCAATCTCGATGACCTCGGTGATCACCGGCCCGGCATTGACGCGGCACGAGAGGCAGGGGTTCGCTCTCCCCTGGCTGAATTGTCGATCGACAAAGCAGCGATCCGTGCCTTGTCCCGGGCCCTCGGTTTCCCCTGGTGGGACAAGCCGGCACAGCCTTGCTTGGCCTCTCGCTTCCCCTACGGCGAAAGCATCAGCGCCGAGCGGTTGAAGCGGGTGGGCCAGGCGGAAGCTTGGTTGATCGCCAGGGGGTTCAGCACCGTCCGTGTGCGATCCCATGGTTTTGCTGCACGGATTGAGGTGCCCCGTGAGCAGATTCGCGCTGTGCTCGCGCTTGCGGAGAGCGAACCTCTGGTCGAGGACTTTCGTTCCCTTGGCTTCACCTCCGTCAACCTGGATCTTGAAGGTCTGGTCAGCGGCAAGTTGAACCGCCGCTGA